One window from the genome of Myripristis murdjan chromosome 6, fMyrMur1.1, whole genome shotgun sequence encodes:
- the tes gene encoding testin: MEIEREVKKMTLGHDFGAGAACLKCKDKCEGFELHFWRKICRNCKCGLAEHDVQMNSEENKKVGKLFEDTKYTGLIAKLKTDGIPTYRGNMVTISLPTPGTACIVPPSASSTVVPPAATAGSVQPSVTAGKVPISTQAKAMTPSITPVKANAVPVTVSSASADVVPVKKDVPMKSVTYEWAPPVPNQYLAVRYIELLPPEKRPVVGTEGAAYRRQQMARQLPEHDQDPSKCHELSPAEVKKMEQFVRKYKDEALGIGDIRLPEEIALAQAGGQGGARAGGPGAKAGEVGSGVGVGVGAGMAGSGVAVHRPGSAGVEAGTGTGSRSGLGGVEAGVGIGAMPGYGPGAAGPGVVPTAEAGVSVGYGPGAGDSRAGAGAGGVGPGSRLGTGPSAGFVPGAGQGDIGTAATAGAMGIPGAQQAGLPLQSFSCHHCQQPMRQGEPAVYAERAGYDKLWHPACFVCCTCSELLVDMIYFWKKGKMYCGRHYGDSEKPRCGGCDELIFSNEYTQAEGQNWHLKHFCCFDCDCVLAGETYVMEKDKPVCKPCYMKNYAVKCATCQNPVEPEAQRVSYGEHHWHAEPQCFQCSGCSKCLIGQRFMAQQNFLFCSVECKKKIMA, translated from the exons AAAAATCTGCCGAAACTGCAAATGTGGCCTGGCCGAACACGATGTCCAGATGAactcagaggaaaacaagaaagtGGGCAAGCTGTTTGAGGATACCAAGTACACAGGCCTCATCGCCAAGCTGAAGACAGATGGCATTCCCACCTACAGGGGCAACATGGTCACCATCTCCCTACCCACCCCCGGCACTGCCTGCATTGTACCGCCCAGTGCCTCCTCCACTGTTGTACCACCAGCTGCCACAGCTGGTTCTGTACAACCCAGTGTCACTGCAGGTAAAGTGCCCATCAGTACCCAGGCCAAGGCCATGACACCCAGCATCACCCCAGTCAAGGCTAATGCCGTGCCGGTCACTGTCAGCTCAGCATCAGCTGACGTGGTACCAGTCAAGAAAGATGTGCCGATGAAGTCTGTCACCTACGAGTGGGCACCACCAGTACCCAATCAGTATTTG GCGGTGCGCTACATTGAGCTGCTCCCACCAGAGAAGCGTCCAGTGGTTGGTACAGAGGGAGCTGCCTATCGTCGGCAGCAAATGGCCCGCCAGCTGCCTGAGCATGACCAAGACCCATCTAAGTGCCATGAGCTAAGCCCGGCCGAGGTTAAAAAAATGGAGCAATTTGTCCGGAAGTACAAGGATGAGGCCCTGGGAATTGGAGATATCAGGCTGCCTGAAGAGATAGCTCTAGCACAGGCAGGAGGGCAAGGAGGAGCTAGGGCTGGTGGTCCGGGAGCTAAGGCTGGAGAGGTTGGGTCTGGGGTAGGAGTTGGTGTTGGGGCTGGAATGGCTGGAAGTGGTGTTGCTGTGCACAGACCTGGGTCTGCTGGGGTTGAAGCTGGAACCGGGACTGGGAGTAGATCTGGGCTTGGAGGTGTAGAAGCTGGTGTTGGCATTGGGGCCATGCCTGGGTATGGGCCAGGAGCTGCGGGCCCTGGTGTTGTGCCCACAGCCGAGGCTGGAGTGAGTGTTGGCTATGGTCCTGGAGCTGGGGATAGCAgagctggagcaggagctgGTGGTGTCGGACCAGGTTCAAGGCTTGGGACTGGACCATCAGCTGGTTTTGTGCCAGGGGCTGGACAAGGAGACATAGGTACTGCCGCCACTGCTGGAGCCATGGGCATCCCTGGAGCTCAGCAAGCTGGACTACCACTACAGAGCTTC TCGTGCCATCACTGCCAGCAACCCATGCGCCAGGGCGAGCCGGCGGTGTACGCTGAGCGGGCCGGCTACGACAAGCTTTGGCACCCAGCCTGCTTTGTGTGCTGTACCTGCTCTGAACTCCTGGTGGACATGATCTACTTCTGGAAGAAAGGCAAGATGTACTGTGGCCGCCACTACGGTGACAGCGAGAAGCCACGCTGTGGAGGCTGCGATGAG CTGATCTTCAGTAACGAGTACACGCAGGCTGAAGGCCAGAACTGGCATCTGAAGCACTTCTGCTGTTTTGACTGTGACTGCGTCCTGGCCGGGGAAACCTACGTCATGGAGAAGGACAAGCCTGTCTGCAAGCCCTGCTACATGAAGAACTACGCTGTG AAATGCGCGACCTGTCAGAACCCGGTGGAGCCCGAGGCACAGAGGGTTTCCTACGGGGAGCACCACTGGCATGCCGAGCCCCAGTGCTTCCAGTGCTCCGGCTGCTCCAAGTGCCTCATTGGCCAGCGCTTCATGGCCCAGCAGAActtcctcttctgctctgtAGAATGTAAGAAGAAAATCATGGCTTAA